In one Alnus glutinosa chromosome 12, dhAlnGlut1.1, whole genome shotgun sequence genomic region, the following are encoded:
- the LOC133851031 gene encoding wall-associated receptor kinase-like 20, with protein MCVCIVLPTMDTLLRMFLVLVLLSHVSAYKVCPKCGSIEVPYPLSTDDNCGDSMYRVYCNNGVLEFLSGGGFYYKILSINPTAYKLVISPPPIQKDTCYSADYTTSEGLRLDDNLPFNISTHNTVMLLNCSNNLLRSPLNCSSSSFCRLFEDKVEEASGCRNTLCCHYLKDSAMTSHMIRVRAGGCSAYTSVVDLKLGASMDSWNYGIELQWVPPQ; from the coding sequence atgtgtgtgtgtatagtACTCCCAACAATGGACACTTTACTGAGGATGTTTCTTGTGCTCGTTTTACTTTCCCACGTGTCAGCATACAAAGTTTGCCCAAAATGTGGTAGCATTGAAGTTCCATACCCTCTAAGCACCGATGACAACTGTGGAGACTCTATGTACAGAGTCTATTGCAACAATGGCGTTCTTGAGTTCTTGTCGGGAGGAGGGTTTTACTACAAGATCCTAAGCATTAACCCAACTGCTTATAAGCTTGTCATAAGCCCGCCGCCAATACAGAAAGACACGTGTTATTCTGCTGATTACACTACTTCGGAGGGATTAAGGCTGGACGACAACTTGCCCTTCAACATATCTACTCATAACACTGTCATGCTGCTGAACTGCTCGAATAACCTTCTCAGGTCGCCTCTGAACTGTTCTTCGAGCAGCTTTTGCCGGCTGTTTGAGGACAAGGTGGAGGAGGCGAGTGGGTGTAGGAATACCCTTTGCTGCCATTACTTGAAGGACTCTGCCATGACTTCGCATATGATTAGGGTCAGGGCCGGAGGGTGCAGTGCTTATACCTCTGTGGTGGATCTGAAGCTTGGAGCTTCTATGGATTCTTGGAACTATGGCATTGAGCTTCAATGGGTGCCCCCCCAATAA